The Bacteroidota bacterium genome window below encodes:
- a CDS encoding nucleotide sugar dehydrogenase produces the protein MNLKEKIKSNNFTVGIIGLGYVGLPLALEFCKNNIKVLGLDLDDFKVKKILKDKESYIKHIPTEHIKDSVDRKMLDATTDFSKLKNVDVIIICVPTPLNANREPDLSYITNTGETIVKYLRKGHIVSLESTTYPGTTDEVLVGIFNKSGLKAGKDYHLCFSPEREDPNNAKYTTATIPKVLGGLTPLCTELGKMVYEKVIHKVVTVSSTRAAEATKLLENIFRSINIAMVNELKVVFDKMNIDVWEVIEAASTKPFGYTPFYPGPGLGGHCIPIDPFYLTWKAREYEISTKFIELAGEVNTYMPHYVVEKVYHALNDNKKCLKGSKILLLGLAYKKDIDDLRESPSLKLIELLEHDGAIVDYNDEYCKTTPETREYKYKKKSVKLTPAAIKKYDLILVSTDHSYYDHEMIFKNAKIIVDSRNAFKKFKGKKLYKA, from the coding sequence GTGAACCTCAAAGAGAAAATCAAATCGAATAATTTTACAGTAGGGATAATCGGTTTAGGGTACGTAGGGCTGCCCTTAGCGCTGGAATTTTGCAAGAACAACATAAAAGTCCTCGGTTTAGACTTAGACGATTTTAAAGTCAAAAAAATATTAAAGGACAAGGAATCCTATATAAAGCATATTCCCACAGAACATATTAAAGATTCTGTTGATAGAAAAATGCTTGATGCTACAACAGATTTTTCAAAGCTGAAAAATGTTGATGTGATTATTATTTGTGTTCCTACTCCGTTAAATGCAAACAGAGAGCCGGACTTAAGCTATATCACAAACACCGGTGAAACAATTGTAAAGTACCTGAGAAAAGGTCATATCGTTTCTCTTGAGAGCACAACTTATCCCGGAACAACGGATGAAGTTCTCGTAGGTATTTTCAATAAGTCAGGTTTGAAAGCAGGAAAAGATTATCATTTATGTTTCTCACCTGAAAGGGAAGACCCGAACAATGCAAAATATACAACTGCAACTATTCCAAAGGTACTTGGGGGATTAACTCCGTTATGTACAGAGCTTGGTAAGATGGTTTATGAAAAAGTTATTCACAAAGTGGTTACTGTATCTTCAACAAGAGCTGCAGAAGCTACAAAGCTTCTTGAAAATATTTTCAGATCGATTAACATTGCAATGGTAAATGAGCTGAAGGTTGTTTTTGATAAAATGAATATCGATGTATGGGAAGTAATCGAGGCAGCTTCTACAAAGCCGTTTGGTTACACACCATTCTATCCCGGTCCCGGATTAGGCGGACACTGTATTCCGATCGATCCTTTCTACTTAACCTGGAAAGCAAGGGAATATGAAATTTCAACCAAGTTCATTGAACTTGCAGGTGAAGTAAATACATATATGCCTCATTATGTTGTAGAAAAAGTATATCATGCTCTTAATGATAACAAAAAATGTTTAAAAGGTTCTAAAATTCTTCTTTTAGGATTAGCTTATAAAAAAGACATTGATGATTTAAGAGAATCACCATCATTAAAATTAATCGAATTACTTGAACATGACGGCGCAATCGTAGATTACAATGACGAGTATTGCAAAACAACCCCGGAAACAAGAGAATATAAATACAAGAAAAAATCTGTGAAGTTAACACCTGCAGCTATAAAAAAATATGATCTGATACTTGTATCAACCGACCATAGTTATTACGATCATGAAATGATATTTAAGAATGCGAAGATTATTGTTGATTCAAGAAATGCATTCAAGAAATTCAAAGGTAAAAAACTTTACAAAGCTTAA
- a CDS encoding Gfo/Idh/MocA family oxidoreductase, producing MQRNEKVKFAVVGSGHIGKRHAEMINRNDESELAAMCDILPKEKLGLENYNVPFFSSIDDMLNSNIKFDVLCVATPNGLHAEHSLKALESGKHVVCEKPMALTVADCEKIIFKALQASRHVFCVMQNRYSPPSQWIKEVVENKILGDTYMVQLNCYWNRDERYYKKGNWKGTKELDGGTLFTQFSHFIDIMYWLFGDIKNIQAKFNNFNHAGLTDFEDSGMVSFDFINGGMGCINYSTSVWNTNMESSITVIGSNGGVKIGGQYMNEVEYCNIKNYTLPKLGPVNPANDYGDYKGSAANHHYIFENVIDVIKGRNTITTNALEGLKVVDIIERIYSLKDKNE from the coding sequence ATGCAGCGTAACGAGAAGGTAAAATTTGCAGTAGTCGGTTCGGGCCATATAGGCAAGAGACATGCTGAAATGATAAACAGAAATGATGAGTCCGAGCTTGCTGCAATGTGCGATATTCTTCCGAAGGAAAAACTGGGGCTTGAAAATTACAACGTTCCATTCTTTTCTTCAATTGATGATATGCTGAATTCCAATATAAAGTTTGACGTGCTTTGCGTTGCAACTCCTAACGGGCTGCACGCAGAGCATTCACTTAAAGCATTGGAAAGCGGAAAGCACGTTGTTTGCGAAAAGCCAATGGCTCTGACTGTTGCTGACTGCGAGAAAATTATTTTCAAGGCTTTACAGGCATCAAGACATGTATTTTGCGTAATGCAAAATAGATATTCTCCTCCTTCACAATGGATAAAAGAAGTAGTTGAAAACAAAATTCTTGGTGATACTTATATGGTTCAGTTAAATTGTTACTGGAACAGAGACGAACGTTACTACAAAAAAGGAAACTGGAAAGGTACTAAAGAGCTTGACGGTGGTACTTTGTTTACCCAGTTTTCTCACTTCATAGATATTATGTACTGGTTGTTCGGAGATATAAAAAATATTCAGGCAAAATTCAATAATTTTAATCACGCAGGTCTGACAGATTTCGAAGACTCTGGTATGGTAAGTTTTGATTTTATTAATGGAGGAATGGGATGCATTAATTATTCAACTTCAGTTTGGAACACCAATATGGAAAGCAGTATTACTGTAATCGGAAGTAACGGAGGTGTGAAGATTGGAGGACAGTATATGAATGAAGTCGAGTATTGTAATATTAAAAATTATACATTGCCGAAGTTAGGTCCTGTAAATCCTGCAAATGATTACGGAGACTATAAAGGTTCTGCAGCTAATCATCATTATATTTTCGAAAATGTAATAGATGTTATAAAAGGAAGGAATACAATAACAACAAATGCACTTGAAGGATTAAAAGTGGTTGATATTATTGAAAGAATTTATTCTCTGAAAGATAAAAATGAATAA
- a CDS encoding SLBB domain-containing protein: MKLKFYLLSFLFLCISGNLLAQDGKEKIGSEELRISGANYYNYADKEKVNIEVNLWGYVKNPGKYLIPKGTTFLDLLTLGGGPIPDSKLENVRIIRPKNDTLRISSDQIINLNYNDYLWGEQISTQSKPNPVLTSGDIVLVPGGPRYFFRDNLSFILSIASVLISLGILVLTISRNN; this comes from the coding sequence ATGAAATTAAAATTTTACTTATTATCGTTTCTATTCCTATGCATTTCGGGCAATTTATTGGCTCAGGATGGCAAAGAAAAAATTGGTTCCGAAGAGTTGAGAATATCGGGCGCAAATTATTATAACTACGCAGATAAAGAAAAAGTTAATATAGAAGTAAATCTCTGGGGATATGTAAAAAATCCCGGTAAATACCTGATACCGAAAGGCACGACTTTTTTAGATTTATTAACTTTAGGGGGAGGACCTATCCCGGATTCTAAACTTGAAAATGTTAGAATTATAAGACCTAAAAATGATACATTACGAATAAGCAGTGATCAGATTATTAATTTAAACTATAATGATTATCTTTGGGGTGAACAGATTTCTACACAGTCTAAACCAAATCCAGTTTTAACTTCAGGCGATATTGTATTAGTGCCCGGGGGGCCAAGATATTTTTTCAGAGACAATCTTTCATTTATTCTGTCGATTGCCTCTGTACTAATTTCACTTGGGATTTTAGTTTTAACAATTTCAAGAAATAATTAA
- the lhgO gene encoding L-2-hydroxyglutarate oxidase — protein sequence MNYDVIVIGAGIVGLASAYKILLAKPNIKLLILEKENDVAMHQTGNNSGVIHSGIYYKPGSLKASNCINGYNQLLKFCDANGIKYELCGKVIVALNEKELPALDNIFIRGNENGLKNLKYLTKEEVNEIEPHVTCIKGIQVPQTGIVDYKQVSKKLLELIKAKGGDAKFNEKVVNIKKVNAKNIVTTDKHEYESNYVVSCGGLYSDKLASFASSETNFKIIPFRGEYYKIKKEKQYLVKNLIYPVPDPAFPFLGVHFTRMIEGGIEAGPNAVFAFAKEGYTKSQINLGELFSSLTYPGFLKVAVKYWRTGMGEMYRSFSKSAFTHALQQLIPEITEDDLEAGGAGVRAQACSKDGKLIDDFLIIENERMLNVCNAPSPAATSSLSIGDYIKDRVIQHF from the coding sequence TTGAACTACGATGTAATAGTTATAGGTGCAGGGATAGTAGGACTTGCATCAGCGTATAAAATTCTTTTAGCTAAGCCAAATATTAAGCTTCTGATTCTTGAAAAAGAAAATGATGTTGCAATGCATCAGACCGGAAATAATAGCGGAGTAATTCACTCAGGTATTTATTATAAGCCGGGAAGCTTAAAAGCATCTAATTGTATTAACGGATATAACCAGCTATTAAAGTTTTGTGATGCTAACGGAATAAAGTATGAACTTTGCGGAAAGGTAATTGTAGCATTAAATGAAAAAGAACTGCCGGCGCTTGATAATATTTTTATACGGGGAAATGAGAACGGACTTAAAAATTTAAAGTATTTAACAAAAGAAGAAGTAAACGAGATAGAGCCTCACGTAACCTGCATTAAAGGAATACAAGTACCGCAAACCGGAATTGTAGATTATAAGCAGGTATCGAAAAAACTACTGGAACTGATAAAAGCTAAAGGCGGCGATGCAAAGTTTAACGAAAAAGTTGTGAATATAAAAAAAGTAAACGCTAAGAATATTGTAACAACTGATAAACATGAATATGAATCAAACTATGTTGTATCGTGCGGAGGATTGTATTCCGATAAGCTTGCTTCATTTGCTTCCTCAGAGACAAATTTTAAAATAATTCCTTTCAGAGGTGAGTATTACAAGATTAAAAAAGAGAAACAGTATCTTGTTAAGAATCTTATCTACCCGGTGCCCGATCCTGCATTCCCATTTTTAGGAGTTCACTTTACCAGAATGATTGAAGGCGGAATTGAAGCAGGTCCTAATGCAGTTTTCGCATTTGCAAAAGAGGGCTACACAAAGTCACAAATAAATTTAGGAGAGCTTTTCTCTTCATTAACTTATCCCGGATTTTTAAAAGTTGCAGTAAAATACTGGAGAACTGGAATGGGTGAGATGTACCGTTCGTTTTCAAAATCAGCTTTTACTCACGCTCTTCAGCAGCTGATACCGGAAATTACAGAAGATGATTTAGAGGCAGGCGGAGCAGGTGTGCGAGCCCAGGCATGCAGCAAAGATGGAAAATTGATTGACGATTTTTTGATTATAGAAAACGAACGGATGCTTAATGTTTGTAATGCGCCTTCACCGGCAGCAACATCTTCGTTATCAATAGGTGATTATATTAAAGATAGAGTAATACAACATTTTTAA